One Aphelocoma coerulescens isolate FSJ_1873_10779 chromosome 5, UR_Acoe_1.0, whole genome shotgun sequence DNA segment encodes these proteins:
- the LOC138111120 gene encoding LOW QUALITY PROTEIN: mas-related G-protein coupled receptor member H-like (The sequence of the model RefSeq protein was modified relative to this genomic sequence to represent the inferred CDS: deleted 1 base in 1 codon), producing MELSSVFPPSASPTEGDDPCETDVTDVAIQSVTLLICLCGLAGNGAVLCLLRRKRHTACIFVLAVIDFIFLLLVLPSALLFLLEDVSCSPILPLMYLRFLYQVSVISCYWALIWLTAISAKKDMKKLCKLCCRCDLSNRMMWVLWGAQCLAYLAVSIAIPTVTFLCPSHQQEHCQVALTSTFAVVLLLFAAPLVITRTIDIVKAKRGSQQQQPKRFDIVIFLLVLFTLLLSLWNFLQHLGYVSSQFFYLLACIHSTIKPFIYFLAGRCWSPCSVGSLRLSLQRVFEEQKDKTARSRDTNRDTVVPAC from the exons ATGGAGCTGAGCTCCGTGTTCCCACCTTCTGCCTCACCCACCGAAGGAGATGATCCATGTGAGACAGATGTCACCGATGTGGCCATACAGAGTGTGACACTGCTCATCTGCCTCTGTGGGCTGGCCGGGAATGGGGCTGTGCTCTGCCTCCTCAGACGGAAACGGCATACTGCCTGCATCTTTGTCCTGGCTGTCATCGacttcatcttcctcctccttgtgCTCCCTTCtgccctgctcttcctgctggaGGACGTGTCCTGCTCTCCTATCCTGCCCCTGATGTACCTGAGATTCCTTTACCAGGTGTCAGTGATCTCCTGCTACTGGGCGCTCATCTGGCTGACAGCCATCAGCGCCAAAAAGGACATGAAAAAGCTCTGCAAGCTCTGCTGCCGCTGTGACCTTTCCAATCGCATgatgtgggtgctgtggggggCTCAATGCTTGGCCTACTTAGCTGTCAGCATTGCCATTCCCACAGTGACATTCCTGTGCCCATCACACCAGCAGGAGCACTGCCAGGTGGCTCTCACCTCCACGTTCGCCGTTGTCCTGCTCCTCTTTGCTGCACCCTTGGTCATCACCCGCACAATCGACATCGTTAAAGCCAAGCgtggctcccagcagcagcaacccAAGAGGTTCGACATCGTTATCTTCCTCCTTGTGCTCTTCACTCTCCTCCTCAGCCTCTGGAATTTCCTGCAGCACCTTGGTTACGTGTCCTCCCAGTTTTTTTACCTGCTCGCCTGCATCCACAGCACCATCAAACCCTTCATCTACTTCctggcagggaggtgctggagccCCTGCTCCGTGGGGTCCCTCCGGCTCTCGCTCCAGAGGGTCTTTGAGgaa cagaaagacaaaactgcCCGCAGCAGGGATACCAACAGGGACACGGTGGTGCCAGCCTGTTGA